Proteins encoded together in one Triticum dicoccoides isolate Atlit2015 ecotype Zavitan chromosome 7B, WEW_v2.0, whole genome shotgun sequence window:
- the LOC119337203 gene encoding FHA domain-containing protein FHA2-like yields MPNVKSAGGAGASAIPAGGDGEVEAGFAKLQGEDFEYYMQTYSIMLGRNSKKSTVDVDLSSLGGGMNISRHHARIFYDFQRRRFALDVIGKNGCLVEGVLHLPGNPPVKLDSQDLLQIGDKKFYFLLPTRSIFASFAARQAPVIPPQIPPPAYARPGHPRVSDFHDRFSEGDYGRDSDDIGNGVGEGGMKGKLKRTKKSPGDLDIYGGHRINVEAIGTLGEDNRSEIRSRGDKDVDNQHLQTEEKEVVSSVATVLSDLCGPGEWMPMKTLHTELMDQFGNVWHHSRVRKYLTADDWSPIEAKGRPWYGLLGLLRKYPEHFVINTKSKGRAISEFVSLVSLLS; encoded by the exons ATGCCCAACGTCAAGTCCGCCGGTGGTGCTGGTGCCAGTGCCATCCctgccggcggcgacggcgaggtggaggCTGGGTTCGCCAAGCTGCAGGGTGAGGATTTCGAGTACTACATGCAGACCTACTCCATCATGCTGGGCCGCAACAGCAAGAAATCCACGGTGGACGTGGATCTCTCCAGCCTTGGCGGGGGGATGAACATCTCGCGCCACCACGCGCGGATATTCTACGACTTCCAGCGCCGCCGCTTCGCGCTCGACGTCATCGGCAAGAACGGCTGCCTGGTTGAGGGTGTCCTGCACCTCCCTGGGAACCCTCCTGTCAAGCTTGACTCGCAGGACCTCCTTCAGATTGGAGACAAGAAGTTTTATTTCCTCTTGCCCACGAGGTCTATCTTTGCCTCGTTCGCTGCTCGGCAAGCCCCTGTTATTCCTCCACAGATCCCGCCGCCAGCTTATGCGCGGCCAGGGCACCCTCGTGTGTCCGATTTCCATGACCGCTTCTCTGAAGGTGATTATGGCCGGGACAGTGATGACATTGGGAATGGTGTTGGGGAAGGTGGAATGAAGGGCAAGCTGAAGAGAACCAAGAAGTCTCCCGGAGATTTGGACATCTATGGTGGGCACAGAATCAATGTTGAAGCAATAGGAACATTGGGTGAAG ACAACAGATCAGAAATAAGATCAAGGGGTGACAAGGATGTGGACAACCAGCACCTTCAAACGGAAGAGAAGGAAGTCGTGTCATCTGTTGCGACTGTGTTATCTGACCTCTGTGGCCCTGGAGAATGGATGCCTATGAAAACACTCCATACAGAG CTTATGGACCAGTTTGGCAACGTGTGGCACCACAGCAGGGTGCGGAAGTACCTGACGGCGGACGACTGGTCGCCAATTGAAGCCAAGGGGAGGCCGTGGTACGGGCTGCTGGGGCTGCTCAGGAAGTACCCAGAGCACTTCGTCATCAACACGAAGTCCAAGGGCAGGGCGATCTCGGAGTTCGTCTCGCTGGTTTCCTTGCTCTCCTGA